A window of Brassica rapa cultivar Chiifu-401-42 unplaced genomic scaffold, CAAS_Brap_v3.01 Scaffold0740, whole genome shotgun sequence genomic DNA:
ccttgaaggtcttggaatcagtacatcccaggatccaaggaatcacgcaactacacctcctgaagttggttcaccatcccaccttgatcatgagggaggagaggagcatgaggaacctatgcaagaggctaaccaggatgaaggaggagtagagaatgaaggagaaaagagcataggctctgatggtcatggtcatgatcatggtgtgaggcaaacaccttctcaagatgaagtggtagaagaacaacaggaagaagaaccggttgtgcagccactaagaaggagcacaaggataaggaaggatccttctagctgggtaaacacgagagtgtactacaatgcccaagctgtggagcatccttctcaagccgtgtgctcctttgctcaatatccagaagaacattgtgccttcatggttaacttggatgagaactacatcccaagaagctataaagaagcaatcatggataaagaatggaaggaatcagttggagctgaggcaggagctttGATCAAGAAtaatacatggtatgagagtgagttaccaaaaggaaagaaggctgtgaccagtagatggatattcacaatcaagtacaaagcggatggaaagattgagaggaagaagtcaaggctagttgcaagaggtttcactcaaacttatggagaagattacatagaaacctttgcaccagtagctaaactacacacaatccggattgtactaagcttggctgtgaatcttggatgggggttatggcaaatggatgtgaagaatgcttttctacaaggtgaacttgaggatgaagtgtatatgcatccacctccaggccttgaacacttagtgaagagtgggaatgtgttgagactgaagaaagccatctatgggctgaagcaatcaccaagagcttggtacaacaagctgagcactactctgaatggtcgaggcttcaagaagtctgaactagatcacactctcttcactctcacgactccctcaggtatgattgcactccttgtgtatgttgatgatatcattatcacagggagtgataaggaatgtatcatagcaaccaaggagtttcttaaatccatgtttgagattaaagacttgggagaaatgaaatacttccttggaattgagatatgtagatacaaggaggtttgttcatgtctcaaaggaaatatacacttgatcttttgaaaggtgcaggtgcttatggaggcaagacagcaaggatgcgtatggaggatggctacaaagtcccacgagagggggagattgaagacagcaaaccttatcaggatcctaaactctatagaaaactagttggcaaattgatttaccttactaTACCtgacatctgttttgctgtgaatcaggtgagtcaacacatggaagtgcctaaggagcatcactggcgcatggtggagaggatcttgatgtatctcaacggctcacctgatcaaggagtatggatgggctgcaatggaagcactgaagtggtgggatattgtgatgcggattgggctggtgatagagcagacaggagatcaaccacaggctgttgcacattcattggaggcaacttggtgacttggaagagaaagaagcagaaggtagtgtcatgttcaagtgcagaagccgagtatagaggcatgctgaagcttaccaacgagttggtatggatcaaaggcatcttgaagcacttggagattgatcaagcaactccaatgacaatgcattgtgacaatcaagctgccatccacattgcatccaactcggtgtttcatgagaggaccaagcacattgaagttgattgccacaaggtgagacagatgattgtgctaggggtgatcttgccatgctatacaaggagtgaagatcagctagcggatgtgttcaccaaggctgcaaggcaaaagactatggagtccattcacatcagattgggactcatagatcttgggaagagaaggagctaatccccttagctgcaaggtctttactctttttccctcatcaaagttttatcccattgggttttctttggtgagttttttaatgaggaagatcttgtagctttccaagcttaggctttcacaaagctaagcttgagggggagtgttgagttgagctgagtatatgtatgaagagctaaggagttgaagaggaaaggagatgaggaagcttagggagtttagggagagcatggtacggacgtccgtacaaggccgtacaagccgtacagtccgtaccatccaagcctcaacctaaacttaccttgcacaagtgaaacggtaactatggaagagtaaCTCAAGTGGaaaaggatcagaccgtttaagagataagggacgcgcattgccaggctgggacaggctggaaagctaaagcaactttagtccaagatgccataagcgtgtgatgcCTCTTAGTGGTTAATTTGAATCCtttaccttgacttcacatgcttactccttaaacttgcgatttgtaaaccctagtagctctcctatatattgtaactcatcaacactaataaagattatgcagtttgagtctctctaatctcttagacactatggttctctcttagactctaaacggttctttctagtctcttaatctttcacaaacttctcttaattacttcttaaacactctctttattctgattactctaaggatctcttaatctcatagaagctcacaaacgagttggtgtggatcaaagggatcttgaagcatctagcgattgagcagagtactcctatgactatgcattgtgacaatcaagcagctatccacattgcctccaactcagtgtttcatgagagaacaaagcacatagaggtggattgtcataaggtgaggcagatgattatcttgggagtgattctgccatgttatacaagaagtgaagatcagcttgcagatgtgtttaccaaggcagcgagattgaagacaatggagtccatactatccaggcttggactcattgatcttactcccaggagctgagccccttaaccatggagtctccactctttttccctcatcaaagttttatcccaatgggttttctttggtgaggtttttaatgagggaggtcttcatggtttccaagcttgacttgttccacatggtcaagcttgagggggagtgttgagaagaggtGATAAAGAGTGGGTACATTGATAGAGGAAGAGAAATGGGGCagtcagtaactttggagatttaccacaggaactttagttttactgtggtaactaaggtATAACTTTGGGAAGTTACCTTTCACCCATTTGGAGAGTGAAGCACGTCCAAGGAGAGTCTGGATAAGGAAGGAGCAATCTGGATAAGGAAGAAGCATtctggataaggtctggtcatagctggaaaggtaaaacacctttacagcctgtccaagcatgtgagaacacccattggctgcttttggatggctctcctTGACTCCACACGTTCCTGATCTCCTCTGACCCTATGATTTCGAATTGTATCTTGTATCACTCATATAAAGCCTTGTAAACCTTATTGttaataattaatggagttttgagtattctctcttgttctttattctcttagtctctcttaaTCTCCTAATCTCATACAAACTACACAAACCATCTCTTGATATTCATTCATCACTCtacatacacaaaagtgtatagtggtaactctccaaagttactgtggtaactttggagttactgtctcaaccaaatattctccaaatggtgtctaagtccctcctggacttaaacCCAATCTTGCACAGCCATAAGATCACTTCTTGACTTCTTAAGACCCTCCTGAACCTTGACAGACAATCTCTGTAAGACTTGCCCTCTCTTTGCACTAGAACCAAACTACTCCATACTTCTCCTTTCACTCCATTTCTATTCTTCAAGTTAAcattctagagcttgccctatcattgtacaagctccatcttctcttcagttcaacactccccctcaagcttgactttaggagatcctaagccaagcttggaactctgaagagtctccctcattaaaaaccttacaaggaaaacccattgggacaaaaccttgcaagggaaaaagagtagagctctccaaagcctagggattggccagtgagctcttgtgccttagaaccggtgtggttggacacaagaagctctggatcacggcctaataggtgcagcaactcttcacagctttgcgcacacttcacacttcagcttcacctcttcatggaaccggttcgaagtctccccctctcaactgacttctcagccatcttagagaagctaggacacgaccagatcatcttcaaaacaccagtgaggctgatcaacacttcacacacgaCTTGCCCTCTccatagaactggtttgactctccccctctcaacagacttcacagccaccttagagaagctaggaaatGACCAGGAACacctttagtgaggctcaagcaatggtacctgatacattatcccaaaggtgcatcagtacctatcaaaaacaagaaaatgaatatcctgcatcacacttgatgcacacaatctcacaattcaatcataatcattttaagtatcttttcaagcacaagcaatgaataagatgaatgaaaaagattgaaaagagttttaaaagtctaagggaacttcccttgtgtttttgtgagtttcctaactctcttaatgcaccatcttcatggcatcatcaacttcttggaaaggcagaatggattcatcagcttctcctcaatcacctctcattgaagtcacattgatggagagccttctTCCTCACTCGCCAAGACTTCTCTGAACaacctcttgcctagacacgccactgtcTTGGCCCGGTTGATGATTCTTGTAGAAGcctttgcaaagacttgttactgaccatagatcatatgcattaagactccccctcaagcttagaaccaagactagaaggagctaagcttgtgatgatcctatgcatctccatggtctaataactatcatctttcatgatagctttcttcttgtgagttttctctcttccttaaccaggaattagggtgtttgaatcaccatagagagtctcacaagacacacctctcattgcataatgacccatgctacacttcctgtagactaaggactagatatgtccaatggtattatgcaatggccatctctcattgcataatcaatcacactacccttcctgtagattatggactaacatgtcctagtgatgatatgcaatggcacaagacctttgtctctacattcttggctgatggcgagttacatgtatcacttcccttgtgtacctaacaccaccacaactcaatgcaagatcagatcatcccattgggatcaaaccaagatcatttatcctgtttgatcaccaatgccacaataataaatgatacttgaaacaagctaTAGACAATCAAGACAAGAATATGCAATGACAATGTATGCTTTCAACAATACACTGATCTTTTAGGTTCAAttcagttctttttttttttttaaatgcaacaatagatgaatgcattaggttacacactaactatatgaatgaaacagattcaattcaaatgaaacacaagtcctagatgatacttatgcaatcaaggcgacaagagtgactcaattcatgcttatgctcactagttttatcaaagccaatgattcaagtagcttagacatacttctaaatgcttataagacatcactgatggatttaactatggcatagcaTCAATCAGAACTGGACTGAGTCAAGACAAGAAGATTTCAATCTCTAacaatgacaatgcaagttctAGACAATACATTGACATCCtaggttattattattattaagttcTTTAAATGCAATGCAAGCTTACatcagtacatttgcaatttaggctcatttttaaatgcattactacatgaatgcacaatcttaaagcattagctatatgaatgcaacatgttcaatccatgagtaatattaaagctctgcacaacagtttcaatcagaaccaatgatgcaagcaacttagacaatttctaattgatgcaagactttcattgatggattaaacataggcaatagcatcagataacactgggattgaacttagacagtatgagatatgcttatgtatgcaaaataacttatcaatcatgatgcaagcagcagagacattctactcaattctacgacacattcatgatgattcaagctatgacaacacccaagacaatgcaataaacagaacatgagattctaggactctagacattacttactaacaataagacaatgcagcagcaaaataatttcagtgcaattagcctagacattctactagaagctataaactcttaatggaatttagggaaagcacatagtataatcaggagataaacctatcaagacatattaagatagatgagattaggtttactcccttgtttaagatgatgaggagtggttctcaaagttaccacttgaatcctcacttcttcttcttctcttattgcaatcacccttctgaattcaccaccatgatggaatgcttgtggatgcttcagctatttcttcaatcacctcacaatagaagccgccttgatagagtagccttcttcttcacacagccaagagtgctctgtcttagtttgagcaccctcttgaataggcacgccactgcctagacccggttggcttcttcttcagttacTTGCAATGGTAAGAGGAAGACCAGTGAGCTTCAAGTGAGTTTTACAACCATCTGCGTGTTGAGTTGAGGCTGAGcataagtgtgaagcaagtgaggagttgagactaaggagatgagttgaagcttgggaaggtttgggtaaggtccgtacaagtccgtacagtccgtacatgaccgtacacatgaagatgggtgaaaccttgacaagggtaaagaagttacttgcggtaacttaggagaagggaaggaacttaccttgatgcatcagaccgtttggggataaggtagagcgcgccttgacaggctggaacagctggaaaggcaagagcatctcggtccaagatgctagatactccgcgcatgtggagaagctaattggctagtccaaatgagcttatcctctcctgattgacctcacatgctttagtcctctccttgatttcaaaaacccttgtatgctcacactatatattgtaactcatcaacactaataaagattatccagtttgagtctctctaatctcttagacactatgattatctcttagactctaaacgactctatctagtctcttaaatctttcacaaacttctcttaatcacttcttaaacactctctttattctgattactctaaggatctcttaatctcatatggtatcagagccaggttcatttgaatctggggtttgatctttagagagttacaagctaacggctttgaagctacacgcgagtagtcttgaaggtgttgaagctgtgatacgttctagttgaagctgtgctacgttctgtgtgtttgtgtgattctagactcaaggttggtgtgtacgagattcaagattcaagttttcaagtcaagcaaagatggaacatgggatgaacatgaggatgaaggtagcggttactttcaaaggtagcaactaccttgtgtggtctcggatggtgaagactgcggtgggaagtaagggtttgtgggggcaaatcacaacaggggaggctccgaaactcattactcagggaggagatcaagaagaggtctccaatgaagcggctgtggagaaatggcaacaagaagacatgctggtgatgacggttctacacgcatccttggacccagctatcttggatgcctacagctactgtgaatcagccaaggagctgtgggacacgctgaagaaggtatATGGGAAcatttccaacctcagccgtgtgtttgaagtgaagctagcgatcaaccgtcttgcacaagaggacatggagttcactaagcacttggggaggttcaggtccttatggtcagagctggagatgctgaggccgagcacaactgatccagatcagttgaatgagaggcgcgagcaagacaaggtctttgggttgcttctcacactgaacccggcctacactcacctcatccagcacatgctaaggtcagatatgcttccggaccttgaggaggtgtgtgcgcaaatccaaagggagcagggatctatggggttgtttggaggaaagggggagctctctcttgccaatcaagctgctcatgaggactcaaccgagactccacaagcaaacaaggcatctcacgggaagtatgaggacaggaagttcaatggcaactgtgatcattgcaagaagcatggtcataagaagagccaatgctggatactacacccacacctcaagccggccaagtgtAAGCTCAGGGATCTGGAGCTTGACATGCTGGTGCATTGACACAGAAAGAGTGTTGATTGACATGGTTCTTTGGAGTATGGCTCGGACATATTCAAAGAATATTGAAGTTTGGCGTGTTGCTGTTGTGTTACACATGGACGATAATGTGTAACACATCGACGTGGACAAAAGGAACTAAGACGTGATGACGTGGAGAGTTCCCATTGGCTGATCTTGTTTGGACGTGATTCACAAACTAGAAGATCCTCAGATCACCAAATTGGAAGATTTGGTGATGCTGATTTTAGGAAAATAGATATTGCACAATTGGAAAGAATTGGTGGCAATATATAGGAAAGCTTAGACTTAGGATTAGGTTAAGCTTTCAACGATATATTCTCACAGAAACACAAACAGGGGTTTTGGGGTTTCAGAAAGTGAGTGATTTGTAAACGTGATCAACAGGGGTTGGTTCACGCAAAGGGTAGATTAAGAATTGGTCCGTGACAAGCCGCGTGTAGCGTTGTGTAATTCGGATTAGACAAGTCTTTGTAAAAGATTGTTTAAGTGATTCTTAATAAAGAGACAGTTGGTCTTGAATCCTTTGTGTTCTTATTGGTTTCACCTGCTGTAGACTtttcatttggtatcagagccggtCACCTCGTTGGATTCCGTATTCACATACAGGTTGAGGTCCTGCGGAAGAAGTCTTGAAACCATGAAAGAATTCATCACCCTACCGAGTCTCTACATGCTGGAAGAAGGGAATTTTGTCCATTGGAAAGCACGTATGAGACAGATCATTCGCGGAATAGATGAAGACGCTTGGACTGCTGTTGAAATAGGCTGGTCGGCACCTACTATGCTCATGGAAGATAAAACATATGCTCCCAAACCGAAGGAGAGATGGACAGAATCTGAAAAAGCCGCATCAAAATTCAACTCTAAAGCACTTACTATGATATTCTCAGCTGTTGAACTCGACCAATTCAAGATTATCCAGGGCTGTGAATCAGCAAAGGAGGCATGGAATGTGCTGGTTATTCACTTTGAAGGTGACACAAGTGTAAGAAGAACAAGGATTGATCATTTAGCTTCAAGGTTTGAGAACCTGCGAATGGAAGATGACGAGTCCATTGCTGGCTTTGTGTCTAAGTTAAGTTCAATTGCTAATGAAGCTACTGTTCTGGGTAAGAAgtataaagaaaagaaactcGTTAAGAAGTTGATAAGATGCTTGCCTCCACGATTTGAAGCTTACATGGCAGTCCTTCAGATTGCCATGAACATTGATGATATGAAGTTTGATCAACTGGCTGGGATTCTGAAAGTACATGATCTGGAAGAAGCTGATGAGTTATTAAAAGATTCAAAGGGAATAGTGTGCTTGGCTGAATCTAAAGAAGAAGATGGTGTTAAAAGGTTAGAAGACAATATGAGTCTTATGGCTAGGAACTTCAACAAAATGCTCAAACAGATTGAGAAAGGTGGAAGCAGGTCAGGTAATCAGTTCTCCAAGAATGATTCAGAGCGCTTCAGCAATCAAGGTTCTAGGTCTCATTCGTCTAAAGAAAAGAGGGAGAAGAATATACAATGTCAAGAGTGTGAAGGCTTAGATCATCTTCGTAACAAATGCCTCTTAGCAAAACGGAAAGAGCTCAAGTGTATTGGATGCAAGGGATTTGGACACACAAAGAGTGATTGTCCTGATAATCTGAAGAAAGACAAGTCTCTGTTATGCTTTAGTGACACTGAATCAGAAAGTGAGAGTGATGAAGAAGATTTGTTAAACAACTTTGTTGCTCTCGCTGGTCAAGACACAATGGTTGATCATCATTCTAGCGCAGACTCAAATTCAAATTCAGATtcagagagagaaggagaagatgTGACTACTGATCTCAAGTCTGAATATACAACATTGTTCAAGAAATTTGCAGAGCTCAGTCACGAAAACCTGCAACTCATCAAAGATACAGCCATTTTGAAAGAGCAAGTCAACATTCTGGAGCTAGAAAAACCTGCTACAAAAGCTGAGACAACATCAAAGATAGCAGAGAATGATGGTACAGACGAGCTTCAGTCTCTCAAGATAGTGATTGCAGAGCAAAATCAAGTTCAACAAGAGTCTGAAATAAAGTTTCATCAAATGAAACAGCTGCTGAATCAAGAACTTGAGAAGAGTCAGCTTCTGGAAAGACAACTTACTGAGAACTACAAGAAAGTAAGAATGTTGAACACTGGATCAGCAAGTCTAGATCATATCTTGTCAATGGGGCAGTCTCCAAAAATTAATTGGGGTTTGGGTTATAAAGGTTCAACTTCACAAGATTATGACAAGGCTGAAGGGATGAGGTTCATAAAAGCTGGAGTAAAATCTGATGACACACCAAAAGCTGCAGGACAAAAAGTTGACAAACCAAAAGCTGAAGAAAAATCAGGATCAGTGACAGAGTCTAAAGAGAATCAAAACACAGCTTGTAGGAATAGAGGCTTGTTAAGAGGAAAGCAAGGTCATCATGGAACTAGTTCTCAGGCAGTTGAAAAGAATGAAGTTACCAAGGT
This region includes:
- the LOC117130942 gene encoding uncharacterized protein LOC117130942 isoform X1 gives rise to the protein MKEFITLPSLYMLEEGNFVHWKARMRQIIRGIDEDAWTAVEIGWSAPTMLMEDKTYAPKPKERWTESEKAASKFNSKALTMIFSAVELDQFKIIQGCESAKEAWNVLVIHFEGDTSVRRTRIDHLASRFENLRMEDDESIAGFVSKLSSIANEATVLGKKYKEKREKNIQCQECEGLDHLRNKCLLAKRKELKCIGCKGFGHTKSDCPDNLKKDKSLLCFSDTESESESDEEDLLNNFVALAGQDTMVDHHSSADSNSNSDSEREGEDVTTDLKSEYTTLFKKFAELSHENLQLIKDTAILKEQVNILELEKPATKAETTSKIAENDGTDELQSLKIVIAEQNQVQQESEIKFHQMKQLLNQELEKSQLLERQLTENYKKVRMLNTGSASLDHILSMGQSPKINWGLGYKGSTSQDYDKAEGMRFIKAGVKSDDTPKAAGQKVDKPKAEEKSGSVTESKENQNTACRNRGLLRGKQGHHGTSSQAVEKNEVTKVVKRSIPVVSAQLKDESQANILTPKIQDKKVVAKRRNGCHFCGKIGHSVAYCYARRNQVARAWRLKLCFIEPKKYGCVWIAKRDLYPKFRRQTRHGLHLETDVSHKSVAEPVEEVICNFARIEVKEPEIINQASQKLILKHGLSHLGREKHTTGCVCNLSQSHLEKEERMKRKKGTTGRGDQGVTVYGSCDKKKTGTKLIGHMSQMRSIIPKAIIAKTENLSQKDVTHRDESVTHESISGSLIYLTTRRSDLGLTTDICTPWQAISRVSHQLVVKEISNHVKGILKLKLHYSFDTNMMMAGTCDVNWMCYWDENNLKMCHKASRCLAEMEYTALKKLWTLILVKRSTHVEYGSLFDPFDVHCNNLNDICIIENPVQLSLTKKVEIRHHPVRELIEEKLVVIEHVASENKLVDTVTKLPEFNGFLCKRKVFGISDL
- the LOC117130942 gene encoding uncharacterized protein LOC117130942 isoform X2; the encoded protein is MKEFITLPSLYMLEEGNFVHWKARMRQIIRGIDEDAWTAVEIGWSAPTMLMEDKTYAPKPKERWTESEKAASKFNSKALTMIFSAVELDQFKIIQGCESAKEAWNVLVIHFEGDTSVRRTRIDHLASRFENLRMEDDESIAGFVSKLSSIANEATVLGKKYKEKREKNIQCQECEGLDHLRNKCLLAKRKELKCIGCKGFGHTKSDCPDNLKKDKSLLCFSDTESESESDEEDLLNNFVALAGQDTMVDHHSSADSNSNSDSEREGEDVTTDLKSEYTTLFKKFAELSHENLQLIKDTAILKEQVNILELEKPATKAETTSKIAENDGTDELQSLKIVIAEQNQVQQESEIKFHQMKQLLNQELEKSQLLERQLTENYKKVRMLNTGSASLDHILSMGQSPKINWGLGYKGSTSQDYDKAEGMRFIKAGVKSDDTPKAAGQKVDKPKAEEKSGSVTESKENQNTACRNRGLLRGKQGHHGTSSQAVEKNEVTKVVKRSIPVVSAQLKDESQANILTPKIQDKKVVAKRRNGCHFCGKIGHSVAYCYARRNQVARAWRLKLCFIEPKKYGCVWIAKRDLYPKFRRQTRHGLHLETDVSHKSVAEPVEEVICNFARIEVKEPEIINQASQKLILKHGLSHLGREKHTTGCVCNLSQSHLEKEERMKRKKGTTGRGDQGVTVYGSCDKKKTGTKLIGHMSQMRSIIPKAIIAKTENLSQKDVTHRDESVTHESISGSLIYLTTRRSDLGLTTDICTPWQAISRVSHQLVVKEISNHVKGILKLKLHYSFDTNMMMAGTCDVNWMCYWDENNLKMCHKASRCLAEMEYTALKKLWTLILVKRSTHVEYGSLFDPFDVHCNNLNDICIIENPVQLSLTKKVEIRHHPVRELIEEKLVVIEHVASENKLVDTVTKLPEFNGFLCKRKVFGISDL